The Stappia sp. genome window below encodes:
- the cysQ gene encoding 3'(2'),5'-bisphosphate nucleotidase CysQ → MKPSTELEGLARLCIAAGEAILSHAQAGLTVECKGDESPVTEADRAAEEIVLAGLRAAFPDIPVVAEEAAAAGEVPEISGKFFLVDPLDGTREFVAGRPDYTVNVALIEAGTPVMGVVHAPARGEIFAGDTRTARGDAGGGADAWAARVDEGRIGDWRRICVRRPVPAHPVAVASRSHRDEQIDGLLDRMAIGERVSIGSSLKFCMLAEGAADFYPRFGRTMEWDTAAGHAVLAAAGGLVTALDGTPFAYGKRRQAQDADFANPGFLAAATRALIDRAVAALAD, encoded by the coding sequence ATGAAGCCATCGACGGAGCTGGAGGGGCTCGCCCGTTTGTGTATCGCCGCCGGCGAGGCGATCCTGAGCCATGCGCAGGCCGGGCTCACGGTGGAGTGCAAGGGCGACGAAAGCCCGGTCACCGAGGCCGACCGGGCCGCGGAAGAGATCGTGCTGGCCGGATTGCGCGCGGCCTTTCCGGATATCCCGGTGGTCGCGGAAGAGGCCGCGGCGGCCGGAGAGGTCCCTGAGATTTCCGGGAAATTCTTCCTCGTCGATCCCCTCGACGGAACGCGGGAATTCGTCGCCGGTCGTCCCGACTACACGGTGAATGTCGCGCTGATCGAAGCGGGGACGCCCGTCATGGGCGTGGTTCACGCCCCGGCGCGCGGCGAGATCTTCGCCGGCGACACCCGGACGGCGCGCGGGGATGCCGGCGGCGGGGCGGACGCCTGGGCCGCGCGGGTGGACGAGGGGCGGATCGGCGACTGGCGGCGGATCTGCGTGCGCAGGCCGGTGCCGGCGCATCCGGTCGCCGTGGCGAGCCGCTCGCATCGCGACGAACAGATCGACGGTCTGCTCGACCGCATGGCCATCGGCGAGCGTGTCAGCATCGGATCCTCCCTCAAGTTCTGCATGCTCGCCGAAGGGGCGGCGGATTTCTATCCGCGCTTCGGGCGCACGATGGAATGGGACACGGCGGCGGGACACGCGGTTCTCGCGGCGGCCGGCGGGCTGGTGACCGCGCTTGACGGAACGCCCTTCGCCTATGGCAAGCGGCGCCAGGCGCAGGACGCGGACTTCGCGAACCCCGGCTTCCTCGCGGCTGCCACGCGCGCCCTGATCGATCGGGCCGTGGCCGCGCTGGCGGACTGA
- a CDS encoding type I polyketide synthase, with the protein MSLRAHKTIISGYAARLPGANSVDDFWSLLSEGRCSVTQVTADRFSTERFLHPLKGAAGRSFTFAAGQIDDVWGFDAGFFGISPRESAQIDPQQRLLLQTVWEALEDAGLKPSDLAGSETGVYVGASGLDYHQRLLFDMPAVDMQSMTGNTLSIVSNRISYIFDLRGPSFTLDTACSSSLVALHQAVSAIESGQIDTAIVAGVNLLLSPFSFIGFARASMLSPQGLCRAFDASGDGYVRSEGAVAMVLRRDDADPSPRARIVATGINADGRTAGLSLPSASSQAVLLDALYHGLEIDPNDLAFIEAHGTGTQVGDPAEASALGSVVGRSRSAPLPIGSVKTNVGHLEPVSGLVGVLKSVLALRHDTFPRSLHFDEPNPNIDFADLNLEVAAAPVALERKDTPRLAGINSFGFGGTNAHAIVSDGAEVRAPQSTVPDTAPLVLSARSEAALKDLARRYATCLDSAPAEVSAGAISDATVRHRDLLEHRLIALGTAEEKRAALRAHADDTATAQAISGKAAGRTGRIAFAFSGNGSQWAGMGQAAYQTEPVFRRVFEAVDKHFMAESGWSLVTMLFSGDLDTEIERTEIAQPLLFALQVALASALRERGVEASAVVGHSVGEVAAAWYAGLVDLKTATSIIHARSTQQEVVRHLGGMAALLLAEDDARAALAEAALPGLELSAVNSPRSVTLSGPSESIDAFARLARKKKWALRKLTIAYPFHSALVDPIEAPLKTALGTIAHRQGGIAFLSSVHPEAETIVPDADYWWENVRRPVRFADAVQTLAERHPVDLVVEIGPKPVLLNYVRDTLRAASAPAPVLATFDKPKTDAEKPDSIEHLVARIVAHGATPDFDRLVGPAGKNLPPLPHYPWQTVPYVTPETGERLNVTDRASPLAGARLRDDDTTWYNLIDTDLLPFLADHKVEEATVFPAAGFVEMALRAALDFTGTATVELCDFEIVRPLLLEAGKTVETRIRLSADDRVIEICSRPRLADADWSMHAQASFRTLAAASDPQAPSGAPGETTITQEAIYALTEAHGLFYGPAFRLASTTVLRGERQADVTLAPPCDGVDPDRFALHPALADAGFHGLFALLAAHVGGEEGTGFLPVRFGAIELHAAQAVPTRVEIVLERASPRSIVATFDYRDDAGVLVARLRGARFRAVQFQMAQDGGALAYRLDARLLSGDACEATPAPADVIALARDAGIVVADADAEGFQPADEPLLLDALARTIVHRSLAEVLGPGPTPLAAAVADGRLAETAVPFAGHFLHELAQQELAEETPEGWRLLDLEEALDPDDLVQSLFAGVGAHGPEATLLARLADDLPDVLRAGLPDRAPEFFAPGLYDAYRTDAPGMKALADGLAGIARRVIADWPAHKPLAVLMIGADQPALAQTLAAALPQDRAVLTVTDATRTALDRAQRQWHGRPDTRFVPFEAETLAEAGPFDLVIACNALTALAGAALSDLARALAGDALLLAAEPAPTLSADLIHGIGHDWWTVLPGTDFAFSARQSGADWAKTLQAGPFDAVETAALDGALIEASLVAARPRAVAQAPQDPAARANGAGREDQSADTSALLVLSDADGHGRAVARSLKRCLEERGLTAALAEIGGETAVTAAGDWTLDLDDPDLFAQNADLQAACAGGVIDLTGAFRDDDALAAVGDRTWTLTRLLTRCGARAGQILVVAPDGARAHALSRTPDPVQAAIWAYGRVAINEFPDVTLRLLDPGRHRDPSAIALRIAAEIDAADAANEREIVLDGDRRLGLRLDRRTDLPVVGEGAAPTPALRLEMGQQGLLDRLAWRDMERAPLQGDEIEIAVEATGLNFRDVMWALGLLPEEALEDGFAGPTLGMECCGRVVALGPDATDHAVGDRVIAFAPACFATHVRVSQTGCVPVPGNLPAEAAATIPVAFLTSYYALVHLAALQPKDTVLIHGGAGGVGLAAIQIARHVGARIIATAGSAEKRSLLRRLGVAHVLDSRSLAFADDIRRLTGGAGVDVVLNSLSGEAMERSIDVLKPFGRFLELGKRDFYANTHLGLRPFRQNLSYFGIDADQLLVHQPALAQRLLRELMALFEDETLVPLPYRDFDADDAVAAFRLMQQAGHIGKIVIRPPETVEAPETLAPVALDAQAAMVVIGGFGGFGAALIRRLADMGARTVAVLSRRGAAADGAADLIAEMAARGVTVTAHACDATDEVALSEALANVRAKAGSIGGVFHTAMVLDDMLIANLDRAAIDRVLAPKVRGAELLDRLTRQDALAHFVLFSSATTLVGNPGQANYVAANGYLEGLAARRRAEGLPGLAVAWGAISDAGYLARNAEVGDKLARKLGRHALSAREALDGLARLMAEPQDDVKRALTGYARIDWAAARRDLALLGTGFAERLGIDGSDDSGGEAGAIDLAALLEGLDRAGAIEKVCGLLATEIGRILRIDAAEIEPGKPLTDVGMDSLMALELRMAAERQFGIDIPLMSLANGATLADMAARIVDQVLSGETGPALSADAKANAMQHLGEDALSDANAETLQDVAARVEEKTKDMRSLL; encoded by the coding sequence ATGTCGTTGCGTGCACACAAGACCATCATCTCAGGCTATGCAGCGCGGCTTCCCGGCGCCAATTCGGTCGATGATTTCTGGTCGTTGCTGAGCGAGGGGCGGTGCTCCGTCACGCAGGTCACGGCGGATCGGTTTTCCACCGAACGCTTCCTTCATCCGCTCAAGGGGGCAGCCGGACGCAGCTTCACCTTCGCCGCGGGCCAGATCGACGACGTGTGGGGATTCGACGCCGGCTTCTTCGGCATTTCGCCGCGCGAGTCCGCCCAGATCGATCCGCAGCAGCGCCTCTTGCTGCAAACGGTGTGGGAAGCTCTCGAAGACGCCGGGTTGAAGCCCTCCGACCTCGCCGGCTCCGAGACCGGTGTCTATGTCGGCGCCTCCGGACTGGACTACCATCAGCGTCTGCTGTTCGACATGCCCGCCGTCGACATGCAGTCGATGACCGGCAACACGCTGTCGATCGTCTCCAACCGCATTTCCTATATCTTCGATCTGCGCGGACCGAGCTTCACGCTCGACACCGCGTGTTCGTCCTCGCTCGTCGCGCTGCATCAGGCCGTCAGCGCCATCGAAAGCGGCCAGATCGACACCGCCATCGTGGCCGGCGTCAATCTTCTGCTGAGCCCCTTTTCCTTCATCGGCTTCGCGCGCGCCTCCATGCTGTCGCCGCAGGGCCTGTGCCGGGCCTTCGACGCATCGGGCGACGGCTATGTGCGGTCCGAAGGCGCGGTGGCGATGGTGCTGCGGCGCGACGATGCCGATCCCAGCCCGCGGGCGCGCATCGTGGCGACGGGCATCAACGCCGACGGGCGCACCGCCGGGCTGTCGCTCCCTTCCGCGTCGTCGCAGGCGGTTCTGCTCGACGCGCTCTATCACGGTCTGGAAATCGACCCGAACGACCTCGCCTTCATCGAGGCGCATGGAACCGGCACCCAGGTCGGCGACCCGGCGGAGGCCTCGGCGCTCGGAAGCGTGGTCGGCCGCTCGCGCAGCGCGCCGCTGCCGATCGGATCGGTCAAGACCAACGTCGGCCATCTGGAACCGGTGTCGGGCCTCGTCGGCGTGCTGAAGTCGGTGCTTGCGCTGCGCCATGACACGTTCCCCAGGTCGCTGCATTTCGATGAGCCGAATCCCAACATCGACTTCGCCGACCTGAACCTTGAGGTCGCGGCCGCGCCCGTGGCGCTGGAGCGCAAGGACACGCCGCGTCTTGCGGGGATCAACTCCTTCGGCTTCGGCGGCACGAATGCCCATGCCATCGTGAGCGACGGGGCGGAGGTCCGCGCGCCGCAAAGCACGGTTCCGGACACCGCGCCCCTCGTCCTGTCGGCGCGCAGCGAGGCGGCGCTGAAGGATCTGGCCCGGCGGTACGCCACCTGCCTCGACAGCGCGCCCGCCGAGGTGTCGGCCGGCGCCATCAGCGACGCCACCGTGCGCCACCGCGACCTGCTCGAACACCGGCTGATCGCGCTCGGCACCGCCGAGGAGAAGCGCGCCGCCCTGCGCGCGCACGCCGACGACACCGCAACCGCGCAGGCCATCAGCGGAAAGGCGGCCGGGCGCACGGGACGCATCGCCTTCGCCTTTTCCGGCAACGGCTCGCAATGGGCCGGCATGGGACAGGCGGCCTACCAGACCGAGCCGGTGTTCCGCCGCGTGTTCGAGGCGGTCGACAAGCATTTCATGGCGGAGTCCGGCTGGTCGCTGGTCACCATGCTGTTCTCCGGCGATCTCGATACCGAGATCGAGCGCACGGAGATCGCACAGCCGCTACTCTTCGCGCTTCAGGTGGCACTGGCCAGCGCGCTGCGCGAGCGCGGGGTCGAGGCCTCGGCCGTCGTCGGGCACAGCGTGGGCGAGGTCGCCGCGGCCTGGTACGCGGGGCTGGTCGATCTCAAGACCGCGACGTCGATCATCCACGCGCGGTCGACACAGCAGGAAGTGGTGCGACACCTGGGGGGCATGGCCGCGCTTCTGCTCGCCGAGGACGACGCGCGCGCCGCGCTGGCGGAAGCCGCGCTGCCGGGGCTGGAGCTTTCCGCCGTGAACTCGCCGCGCAGCGTCACGCTCTCCGGCCCGAGCGAGAGCATCGACGCCTTCGCGCGGCTGGCGCGCAAGAAGAAATGGGCCTTGCGCAAGCTCACGATCGCCTACCCGTTCCACAGCGCCCTGGTCGACCCGATCGAGGCGCCGCTGAAGACCGCTCTCGGCACCATCGCGCACAGGCAGGGCGGGATCGCCTTCCTGTCCTCGGTTCACCCCGAGGCGGAGACGATCGTGCCGGATGCCGACTACTGGTGGGAAAACGTGCGCCGGCCCGTGCGTTTCGCGGATGCGGTCCAGACCCTCGCCGAGCGGCACCCGGTCGATCTCGTGGTGGAGATCGGTCCCAAGCCCGTCCTGCTCAACTACGTCCGCGACACGCTGCGGGCGGCGTCCGCGCCGGCGCCGGTTCTCGCCACCTTCGACAAGCCGAAGACCGACGCCGAAAAGCCCGACAGCATCGAGCATCTGGTCGCCCGGATCGTCGCCCATGGCGCGACGCCGGATTTCGACCGGCTCGTCGGCCCGGCCGGCAAGAACCTTCCGCCCCTGCCGCATTACCCCTGGCAGACGGTGCCCTATGTCACGCCGGAAACGGGCGAACGGCTGAACGTCACCGACCGGGCCTCGCCGCTCGCCGGCGCGCGGCTGCGCGACGACGACACCACCTGGTACAACCTGATAGATACCGACCTCCTGCCGTTCCTCGCCGATCACAAGGTGGAGGAGGCAACCGTCTTCCCCGCCGCCGGCTTCGTGGAAATGGCGCTGCGCGCGGCCCTGGATTTCACCGGCACGGCCACGGTCGAACTGTGCGATTTCGAGATCGTGCGCCCCTTGCTGCTGGAAGCCGGCAAGACGGTCGAAACGCGCATCCGGCTGTCCGCCGACGACCGGGTGATCGAGATCTGTTCGCGGCCGCGTCTGGCGGACGCGGACTGGTCGATGCATGCGCAGGCTTCGTTCCGCACGCTTGCGGCGGCGAGCGACCCGCAGGCGCCCTCCGGTGCGCCGGGCGAGACCACCATCACGCAGGAGGCGATCTACGCGCTCACCGAGGCGCATGGTCTCTTCTACGGCCCCGCCTTCCGCCTTGCCTCCACGACCGTGCTGCGCGGCGAACGACAGGCGGACGTGACGCTGGCGCCCCCGTGCGACGGCGTCGATCCGGACCGCTTCGCTCTGCATCCCGCCCTTGCCGACGCCGGCTTCCACGGTCTCTTCGCCCTGCTCGCCGCCCATGTCGGGGGCGAAGAGGGAACCGGGTTCCTGCCGGTGCGCTTCGGCGCCATCGAACTGCATGCCGCCCAGGCGGTGCCGACGCGCGTCGAGATCGTTCTGGAGCGCGCCAGCCCGCGCTCGATCGTGGCGACCTTCGACTACCGCGACGACGCCGGCGTCCTCGTCGCGCGGCTGCGCGGCGCGCGCTTCCGCGCCGTGCAGTTCCAGATGGCGCAGGACGGCGGCGCCCTCGCCTATCGTCTCGACGCGCGGCTGCTGAGCGGCGACGCCTGCGAGGCAACGCCTGCGCCCGCCGATGTGATCGCGCTGGCGCGCGATGCGGGGATTGTCGTCGCCGATGCCGACGCCGAGGGCTTTCAACCGGCGGACGAGCCGCTGCTGCTCGACGCGCTGGCGCGCACGATCGTCCATCGCAGTCTTGCGGAGGTGCTTGGGCCGGGCCCGACGCCCCTTGCCGCCGCCGTGGCCGACGGCCGGCTGGCGGAGACCGCCGTGCCCTTCGCCGGCCATTTCCTGCACGAACTGGCGCAGCAGGAGCTTGCCGAGGAAACCCCGGAGGGCTGGCGCCTCCTCGACCTGGAAGAGGCGCTCGATCCCGACGATCTCGTGCAGTCGCTCTTTGCCGGCGTCGGTGCGCATGGTCCCGAGGCGACGCTGCTGGCGCGGCTCGCCGACGACCTGCCCGACGTCCTGCGCGCCGGCCTGCCGGACCGCGCACCGGAGTTCTTCGCGCCCGGCCTCTACGACGCCTATCGCACCGACGCGCCCGGCATGAAGGCGCTTGCCGACGGCCTCGCGGGGATCGCCCGGCGGGTGATCGCCGACTGGCCGGCGCACAAGCCGCTCGCCGTGCTCATGATCGGCGCGGATCAGCCGGCTCTGGCCCAGACGCTGGCCGCCGCGCTGCCGCAGGACCGCGCCGTGCTCACCGTGACCGACGCGACCCGGACAGCGCTCGACCGCGCCCAGCGGCAGTGGCACGGGCGTCCCGACACGCGTTTCGTTCCCTTCGAGGCCGAGACCCTCGCCGAGGCCGGCCCCTTCGATCTGGTGATCGCCTGCAACGCGCTCACGGCTCTGGCCGGGGCGGCGCTGAGCGATCTTGCCCGCGCGCTGGCCGGCGATGCCCTGCTGCTCGCCGCCGAACCGGCACCGACGCTTTCGGCGGATCTCATCCACGGCATCGGTCACGACTGGTGGACCGTGCTGCCCGGCACCGACTTCGCCTTTTCCGCGCGCCAGAGTGGCGCGGACTGGGCCAAGACCCTGCAGGCCGGACCGTTCGACGCGGTCGAGACGGCCGCGCTGGATGGCGCCCTGATCGAGGCGAGCCTCGTCGCGGCGCGGCCCAGGGCGGTCGCGCAAGCGCCGCAGGACCCGGCCGCCCGCGCCAACGGCGCGGGGCGCGAGGACCAGTCCGCCGACACAAGCGCCCTGCTGGTGCTGAGCGATGCCGACGGCCACGGCCGGGCGGTGGCGCGCAGTCTGAAGCGCTGCCTGGAGGAGCGCGGCCTCACCGCCGCGCTCGCCGAAATCGGCGGCGAGACCGCCGTGACCGCGGCCGGCGACTGGACGCTGGATCTCGACGATCCCGACCTTTTCGCGCAGAACGCCGATCTTCAGGCGGCCTGCGCGGGCGGAGTGATCGACCTGACCGGCGCGTTCCGCGACGACGATGCGCTTGCCGCGGTCGGGGACCGCACCTGGACGCTCACGCGCCTGCTGACACGCTGCGGCGCCCGCGCCGGACAGATCCTCGTCGTCGCGCCCGACGGCGCGCGCGCGCATGCCCTGTCGCGGACGCCCGACCCCGTGCAGGCGGCGATCTGGGCCTACGGTCGCGTCGCGATCAACGAATTTCCCGATGTGACCCTGCGCCTGCTCGATCCGGGCCGGCACCGGGATCCGAGTGCCATCGCCCTGCGCATCGCCGCCGAGATCGACGCCGCCGACGCGGCGAACGAACGCGAGATCGTGCTCGACGGGGACCGCCGTCTGGGGCTGCGTCTCGACCGGCGCACCGATCTGCCGGTCGTCGGCGAGGGAGCCGCCCCGACCCCGGCCCTGCGTCTCGAAATGGGGCAACAGGGCCTGCTCGACCGCCTCGCCTGGCGCGACATGGAGCGCGCGCCGCTGCAAGGCGACGAGATCGAGATCGCCGTGGAAGCGACCGGTCTCAACTTCCGCGATGTGATGTGGGCGCTCGGCCTTCTCCCCGAGGAGGCGCTGGAGGACGGGTTCGCCGGCCCGACGCTCGGCATGGAGTGCTGCGGGCGGGTCGTCGCCCTGGGTCCCGACGCGACCGATCACGCGGTCGGCGACCGGGTGATCGCCTTCGCGCCGGCGTGTTTCGCCACCCACGTGCGCGTGTCGCAGACGGGGTGCGTTCCGGTGCCGGGCAATCTGCCGGCGGAAGCGGCCGCGACCATCCCGGTCGCCTTCCTGACGAGCTACTACGCGCTGGTGCATCTGGCCGCGCTGCAGCCGAAGGACACGGTGCTCATCCACGGTGGCGCCGGCGGCGTCGGCCTCGCCGCGATCCAGATCGCCCGGCATGTCGGCGCGCGGATCATCGCGACCGCCGGATCGGCGGAAAAGCGCAGCCTGCTGCGCCGTCTCGGCGTCGCACACGTGCTCGATTCCCGCTCGCTCGCCTTCGCCGACGACATCCGCCGGCTGACCGGCGGCGCCGGCGTCGACGTGGTGCTCAACTCGCTGTCGGGCGAGGCGATGGAGCGCAGCATCGACGTGCTCAAGCCCTTCGGCCGCTTTCTGGAACTGGGCAAGCGCGACTTCTACGCCAACACCCATCTGGGCCTGCGGCCGTTCCGCCAGAACCTGAGCTATTTCGGCATCGACGCCGACCAGCTGCTGGTGCATCAGCCGGCGCTTGCCCAGCGGCTGCTGCGCGAGTTGATGGCGCTGTTCGAGGACGAAACGCTGGTGCCCCTGCCCTACCGCGATTTCGACGCGGACGACGCGGTGGCCGCCTTCCGGCTCATGCAGCAGGCGGGGCACATCGGCAAGATCGTGATCCGCCCGCCGGAAACGGTCGAGGCGCCGGAAACGCTGGCGCCCGTCGCCCTCGACGCGCAGGCCGCGATGGTGGTGATCGGCGGCTTCGGCGGCTTCGGCGCCGCGCTGATCCGCCGCCTTGCCGACATGGGCGCGCGCACCGTGGCGGTGCTGTCGCGGCGCGGCGCGGCGGCGGACGGCGCCGCCGACCTCATCGCGGAGATGGCCGCACGCGGCGTGACGGTCACCGCGCATGCCTGCGACGCGACCGACGAAGTCGCACTTTCCGAAGCGCTGGCAAACGTGCGGGCCAAGGCCGGGTCGATCGGCGGCGTGTTCCACACCGCGATGGTGCTGGACGACATGCTGATCGCCAATCTCGACCGGGCGGCGATCGACCGGGTTCTCGCCCCCAAGGTGCGGGGCGCGGAGTTGCTCGACCGCCTCACCCGGCAGGATGCGCTCGCGCATTTCGTGCTGTTTTCGTCGGCCACCACGCTGGTCGGCAATCCCGGACAGGCGAACTATGTCGCTGCCAACGGCTACCTTGAAGGCCTGGCCGCCCGCCGCCGCGCGGAAGGACTGCCCGGCCTCGCCGTGGCCTGGGGCGCGATTTCCGACGCGGGCTATCTCGCGCGCAATGCCGAGGTCGGCGACAAGCTCGCCCGCAAGCTCGGCCGCCATGCGCTGAGCGCGCGGGAAGCGCTCGACGGCCTCGCCCGGCTGATGGCCGAGCCGCAGGACGACGTGAAACGGGCGCTCACCGGCTACGCGCGCATCGACTGGGCGGCGGCGCGCCGCGATCTGGCGCTGCTCGGCACCGGATTCGCCGAGCGGCTGGGCATCGACGGCAGCGACGACAGCGGCGGCGAGGCCGGCGCGATCGATCTGGCCGCGCTGCTCGAGGGGCTAGACCGGGCCGGCGCGATCGAGAAGGTCTGCGGACTGCTCGCGACCGAGATCGGCCGCATCCTGCGGATCGATGCAGCCGAGATCGAGCCGGGCAAGCCGCTGACGGATGTCGGCATGGATTCGCTGATGGCGCTGGAGCTGCGCATGGCGGCGGAACGCCAGTTCGGCATCGACATTCCGTTGATGTCGCTCGCCAATGGCGCCACACTCGCCGACATGGCGGCGCGGATCGTCGATCAGGTGCTGTCCGGCGAGACGGGCCCCGCCCTGTCGGCGGACGCGAAGGCGAACGCGATGCAGCATCTCGGCGAGGATGCCCTGTCGGACGCGAATGCCGAAACGCTCCAGGATGTCGCCGCCCGGGTCGAGGAAAAGACGAAGGACATGAGGTCGTTGTTGTGA
- the galE gene encoding UDP-glucose 4-epimerase GalE, translated as MAILVTGGAGYIGSHMVWRLLDAGETVVVVDNLSTGHDWAVPAQATLVEGDIGDPATLARAFGQVGIEAVIHFAGSVVVPESLADPLKYYRNNTCASRALIEACVARNVTSLIFSSTAAVYGEPEACPVAEDAPKRPVSPYGTSKLMTELMLADVARASGLRYAALRYFNVAGADPQGRTGQSTQGATHLLKVACEAALGKRDGLTVFGTDYPTRDGTAERDYIHVSDLVEAHFLALKRLRDTRENFTVNCGYGRGYSVLEVVQAVQAAAGSPFPVHHGGRRAGDPPQVIADNAAIVKLLDWEPHHMDLERIARDALAWERHLQTRNSRLV; from the coding sequence ATGGCGATACTGGTGACCGGCGGCGCCGGCTATATCGGAAGTCATATGGTCTGGCGACTTCTCGACGCCGGCGAGACGGTGGTGGTGGTCGACAACCTGAGCACGGGGCATGACTGGGCCGTCCCGGCGCAGGCGACGCTCGTCGAGGGCGACATCGGCGATCCGGCGACGCTGGCGCGGGCCTTCGGACAGGTCGGGATCGAGGCGGTGATCCACTTCGCCGGATCGGTGGTGGTGCCGGAATCGCTGGCCGATCCCCTCAAATACTATCGCAACAACACCTGCGCCTCGCGCGCGCTGATCGAGGCCTGCGTCGCGCGCAACGTGACAAGTCTCATCTTTTCATCGACGGCCGCCGTCTATGGCGAGCCCGAGGCCTGCCCGGTCGCGGAGGACGCGCCGAAGCGCCCTGTCTCGCCCTATGGCACGTCGAAACTGATGACCGAACTGATGCTGGCCGACGTCGCCAGAGCGAGCGGGCTGCGCTACGCGGCCCTCAGGTACTTCAACGTCGCCGGCGCGGATCCGCAGGGGCGCACCGGCCAGTCGACGCAAGGCGCGACGCATCTGCTGAAGGTCGCCTGCGAGGCCGCGCTCGGAAAGCGCGACGGCCTCACCGTGTTCGGGACGGATTACCCGACCCGCGACGGAACGGCGGAACGCGACTACATCCATGTCAGCGATCTGGTCGAGGCCCACTTCCTGGCGCTGAAACGGTTGCGGGACACCCGGGAGAACTTCACCGTCAACTGCGGCTACGGGCGCGGCTATTCGGTTCTGGAGGTGGTGCAGGCGGTCCAGGCGGCGGCCGGATCGCCCTTTCCGGTGCATCACGGCGGGCGGCGCGCCGGCGACCCGCCGCAGGTTATCGCGGACAATGCCGCGATCGTGAAGCTGCTGGACTGGGAGCCGCACCACATGGACCTGGAGCGCATCGCACGCGACGCGCTGGCGTGGGAGCGGCATCTTCAGACGCGCAATTCACGGTTGGTCTAA
- a CDS encoding UDP-glucose/GDP-mannose dehydrogenase family protein: MRIAMIGTGYVGLVSGVCFSEFGFDVTCVDVDADKIARLKAGEVPIYEPGLDDLIDRNLKAGRLAFTTAFDEAVAAADVVFVAVGTPSRRGDGEADLTYVFEAARQIARAMRPETVVVVKSTVVVGTCRKVAEIIRAERPGVAFSVASNPEFLREGSAIEDFMRPDRVVVGAEDARAEDVLRRLYRPLYLRETPILVSTLENAELTKYAANAFLALKITFINEIADLCEKVGADVQKVASGIGLDKRIGGKFLHAGPGYGGSCFPKDTSALAATGQRHGAPLRLVETTIDVNDRRKRDMAQRILASLGPEPAGKTVGMLGIAFKPNTDDVRDAPSLAIVPALQAAGVQVIAHDPEARAQAEPLLPGLEWRDDPYEVADAADAVAVLTEWNVYRGLSLSEIARRMRGRAVVDMRNIWQASDAAEAGLSYRGIGKGAVGGGI, translated from the coding sequence ATGCGTATTGCGATGATCGGAACCGGATACGTCGGTCTCGTCTCGGGCGTCTGTTTTTCCGAATTCGGCTTCGATGTGACCTGCGTCGATGTCGACGCGGACAAGATCGCGCGGCTGAAGGCGGGCGAGGTTCCGATCTACGAGCCGGGTCTCGACGATCTGATCGACCGGAATCTCAAGGCCGGCCGTCTTGCCTTCACGACCGCCTTCGACGAGGCGGTCGCGGCCGCCGACGTGGTGTTCGTCGCCGTGGGGACCCCGTCGCGGCGCGGCGACGGCGAGGCGGATCTGACCTATGTCTTCGAGGCGGCCCGCCAGATCGCCCGCGCGATGCGGCCCGAGACCGTCGTCGTCGTCAAGTCGACGGTCGTCGTCGGGACCTGCCGGAAGGTCGCCGAGATCATTCGCGCGGAGCGCCCCGGCGTGGCCTTTTCGGTCGCCTCCAATCCGGAGTTCCTGCGCGAGGGCTCGGCGATCGAGGATTTCATGCGGCCCGACCGCGTGGTCGTGGGGGCGGAGGACGCGCGCGCCGAGGACGTGCTGCGGCGCCTCTACCGGCCGCTCTACCTGCGCGAGACGCCGATCCTGGTGTCGACCCTGGAAAACGCGGAACTGACGAAATACGCGGCCAACGCGTTCCTGGCGCTCAAGATCACCTTCATCAACGAAATCGCCGACCTGTGCGAAAAGGTCGGCGCCGACGTGCAGAAGGTGGCGAGCGGGATCGGCCTCGACAAGCGGATCGGCGGCAAGTTCCTGCATGCCGGACCCGGCTACGGCGGCTCGTGCTTTCCCAAGGACACCAGCGCGCTGGCCGCGACGGGTCAGCGCCACGGGGCGCCCTTGCGTCTGGTCGAGACCACCATCGACGTGAACGACCGCCGCAAGCGCGACATGGCCCAGCGGATCCTGGCAAGCCTCGGGCCGGAGCCGGCGGGCAAGACCGTCGGCATGCTCGGCATCGCCTTCAAGCCGAACACCGATGACGTGCGCGACGCGCCGTCCCTGGCGATCGTGCCGGCGCTGCAGGCCGCCGGCGTGCAGGTGATCGCGCACGATCCGGAAGCCCGCGCACAGGCCGAACCGCTGCTTCCGGGCCTTGAGTGGCGGGACGACCCCTATGAGGTCGCCGACGCGGCGGACGCCGTCGCCGTGCTGACGGAATGGAATGTCTATCGCGGGCTTTCGCTTTCCGAGATCGCGCGGCGCATGCGCGGGCGTGCCGTGGTCGACATGCGCAATATCTGGCAGGCCTCGGACGCGGCGGAGGCCGGGCTCAGTTATCGCGGGATCGGCAAGGGTGCCGTGGGCGGCGGGATCTGA